Within the Thermosynechococcus sichuanensis E542 genome, the region TCATCCACATCCTCAGGCTTGGCAAAAAGCTGATTGATTGAAAACTGCCGCAGGAAACTTTCTTGGCGAGCATAGAGATAAAAGCCCCAACCCAAGGGAGAGTCAAAGAGATTCCAGCGCACCTTTTGCCACGTGGGATCGGTGTTTTCAGACACCAAAGAACCTGCTGGTGGGCCACTGAGGATCATTGCCTGTATCCCTTGGGGATCAAGATGTACTAGCTCCATCGCTACGGGAAACAAGGCTCCTTGAACAACCAGAATTACTGGTTGGCAAATCTCAGAGGTGATAAAGAAATGTAACTGCGCTGCCCAATCTTCCGGATAGTAGGCGTAATGGGGCAAGGCACTTTGTCCGCAGCCGAGTAAGTCAGGGATGTAAAATGAGTAGCTTTGCCCTTGGGAGTGCCAATGGTTCACACAGCGATCCCAAAACTGCCCAGAGAGACCAACCCCTACTGGATGG harbors:
- a CDS encoding alpha/beta fold hydrolase gives rise to the protein MPSFASKTYQWQGLSCAYRLSYQEGQKPIVFIHPVGVGLSGQFWDRCVNHWHSQGQSYSFYIPDLLGCGQSALPHYAYYPEDWAAQLHFFITSEICQPVILVVQGALFPVAMELVHLDPQGIQAMILSGPPAGSLVSENTDPTWQKVRWNLFDSPLGWGFYLYARQESFLRQFSINQLFAKPEDVDDEWLKMLAAGCADLESRHAVYSFLSGFWRRDYREKMQQTEQSVLVVMGDQASSISRDGGAESPEERLQFYTKTFPNAEGVVIPGRNVLPYESTPAFVEACQGFLRAQGL